A window from candidate division KSB1 bacterium encodes these proteins:
- a CDS encoding DUF499 domain-containing protein codes for MEAWYKIATPREEVREGRSFNPDEFAIHLEQVVGGAAPGDYRDPAQFFARTCWTRALREHVGMVLRRLAGETANTAPVMTLITQFGGGKTHTLTALYHLVTAGAKATEYSGVNRLLKEAGIRAVPQARVAVFVGNAWDPRDGRETPWIDIARQLAGDKGVKELGPAATTTPPGTEALSRVFQAADAPVLLLFDEVLNFLSRHRGMAEQFHAFIQNLTVATTGITCGAAVISLPRSQVEMTEWDMQWQDKITKVVRRVAKDLIANDETEISEVVRRRLFEDIGSERVRKEVASAYADWCFERRAQLPPEWTAVDSATTETKARDYLRSRFEACYPFHPATISVFQRKWQALPQYQQTRGTLAMLAQWVSWAYRTGFTEARREPLITLGSAPLHDMGFRSTILGQLGESRLVAAIDADIAGEQAHARALDADTKGPLRDIHRRVGTAVLFESSGGQTDKVAHLPELRFALGEPDLDTTSIDNAAFALENKSFFIRRVGSDGFKIGYQPTLKKVVSDRRASLDEETEIKPAMRKLVEEEFRRGATIPIEPFPQDGAEIPDRPRLTLVVVDPETEWTGNDPLRRQISEWTKLRGHSPRLYPGALVWCLKKPGRELREKVELWLAWKRVQQEVDQGTLAGDMDPRDRNEVRTKRQDAEEAAREEVWGGYRYALLFDPREPDNLKVIDLGAGHSSSSETLCGRVISALKSQALLSESVGAGYIERNWPPAHKESGAWPLSILRQSFLNGSLTRLLDPDTTLRTKIAEFVRRGDFGLAYGRKPDGGYERVLFREELDTADVTFDAGVFLLSRDKAQALKTQGRAATVEVGTAAGTAQPAPEASPAPQPLPAPGAPEATLRIRGTIPFEVWNRLGTRLLPKLRMGQQLTLGIEFSVTVPRPHASTLAEELRQALSDLGLGTAVQIEESGSDNI; via the coding sequence ATGGAAGCGTGGTACAAGATTGCTACGCCGCGCGAGGAGGTTCGTGAGGGCCGCTCGTTCAACCCGGACGAGTTCGCCATTCACTTGGAACAAGTGGTCGGCGGAGCTGCGCCTGGGGATTACAGGGACCCCGCGCAGTTTTTCGCGCGCACGTGCTGGACGCGGGCGCTCCGGGAGCACGTGGGGATGGTGCTCCGGCGGCTCGCCGGCGAGACCGCCAATACCGCGCCGGTGATGACGCTCATCACCCAGTTCGGCGGCGGTAAGACGCACACGCTCACCGCGCTCTACCATCTCGTCACGGCGGGGGCGAAGGCGACTGAATACTCCGGCGTCAACAGGCTCCTCAAGGAGGCCGGTATTCGCGCCGTGCCGCAGGCGCGGGTCGCCGTGTTCGTGGGGAATGCCTGGGATCCGCGGGATGGTCGCGAGACCCCATGGATCGACATCGCCCGGCAACTGGCCGGCGACAAGGGCGTGAAGGAGCTGGGCCCCGCCGCCACGACCACACCGCCGGGGACCGAGGCCTTGAGCCGCGTGTTCCAGGCAGCAGACGCGCCGGTGCTGCTCCTCTTCGACGAGGTGCTGAATTTTCTGAGCCGCCATCGCGGCATGGCGGAGCAGTTCCATGCTTTCATTCAGAATCTGACCGTGGCCACCACGGGCATAACGTGCGGGGCCGCCGTTATCAGCCTGCCGCGCAGTCAGGTCGAAATGACCGAGTGGGACATGCAATGGCAGGACAAGATTACCAAGGTCGTCCGGCGGGTAGCCAAGGACCTGATTGCCAACGACGAAACGGAGATCAGCGAGGTTGTGCGGCGTCGGCTCTTCGAGGACATTGGCAGCGAGCGCGTGCGCAAGGAAGTGGCCAGCGCTTATGCCGATTGGTGTTTCGAGCGGCGGGCGCAGCTGCCGCCTGAATGGACGGCCGTGGATAGCGCAACCACGGAGACAAAGGCCAGGGACTACTTGCGCAGCCGCTTTGAGGCGTGCTACCCCTTTCACCCCGCCACGATCTCGGTGTTTCAGCGCAAGTGGCAGGCGTTGCCGCAGTACCAGCAGACGCGCGGTACGCTCGCCATGCTGGCGCAGTGGGTTTCCTGGGCGTACCGCACCGGCTTTACCGAGGCACGTCGCGAGCCGCTGATCACCCTGGGTTCCGCTCCGCTCCACGACATGGGGTTTCGCAGCACGATCCTCGGCCAACTGGGCGAGTCACGGCTAGTGGCGGCCATCGATGCGGACATCGCGGGCGAGCAGGCGCACGCCAGGGCGCTGGACGCCGACACGAAGGGCCCGCTCCGCGACATCCATCGCCGCGTTGGGACGGCGGTCCTTTTCGAGTCCTCGGGTGGGCAGACGGACAAGGTCGCCCACCTGCCGGAGCTCCGGTTCGCGCTCGGCGAGCCGGATTTGGATACCACATCCATCGATAACGCCGCGTTTGCGCTCGAGAACAAGTCCTTCTTCATCCGAAGGGTGGGTTCGGACGGCTTCAAGATCGGCTACCAACCCACGTTGAAGAAGGTGGTTAGCGACCGCCGGGCATCCTTGGATGAAGAGACCGAAATCAAACCGGCCATGCGCAAGCTCGTGGAAGAGGAGTTCCGCCGGGGAGCGACCATTCCCATTGAGCCATTTCCCCAGGACGGGGCCGAGATCCCAGACAGGCCGCGGTTGACACTTGTGGTCGTGGATCCTGAAACTGAGTGGACGGGCAACGACCCTCTGCGGCGCCAGATCAGCGAATGGACCAAGCTGCGCGGCCATTCCCCTCGCCTCTACCCGGGCGCACTCGTGTGGTGCCTCAAGAAGCCTGGGCGTGAGCTGCGCGAGAAGGTGGAGCTGTGGCTGGCGTGGAAGCGCGTGCAACAAGAGGTCGACCAGGGAACGCTGGCCGGCGACATGGACCCCCGTGATCGGAACGAGGTCCGAACCAAGCGTCAAGATGCAGAGGAGGCAGCCAGAGAAGAAGTCTGGGGTGGCTACCGCTACGCTCTGCTTTTCGACCCGCGGGAGCCCGATAACCTGAAGGTCATCGACCTGGGGGCCGGTCATTCCTCAAGCAGCGAGACGCTCTGCGGCAGGGTCATAAGCGCTTTGAAGTCGCAGGCCCTGCTGAGCGAATCAGTCGGGGCCGGGTATATCGAACGCAACTGGCCGCCGGCGCACAAAGAGTCGGGGGCCTGGCCGTTGTCCATCCTGAGACAGAGCTTCCTGAACGGCTCTCTCACGCGGCTGCTGGACCCCGACACGACCCTCCGCACCAAGATCGCCGAGTTTGTGCGCAGGGGCGATTTCGGGCTTGCCTACGGCCGGAAGCCGGATGGCGGGTACGAGCGCGTTCTGTTCAGGGAGGAGCTCGACACTGCAGATGTCACCTTTGATGCCGGGGTTTTTCTTCTTTCGCGGGACAAAGCGCAGGCCTTGAAGACTCAGGGGCGCGCGGCGACAGTCGAAGTCGGAACCGCGGCAGGAACTGCGCAACCAGCGCCTGAAGCGTCACCCGCTCCCCAGCCACTCCCAGCACCAGGAGCGCCCGAAGCCACCTTGCGGATTCGTGGCACTATCCCGTTCGAGGTCTGGAACCGGTTGGGTACAAGGCTTTTGCCCAAATTGCGAATGGGCCAACAACTGACACTGGGGATCGAGTTTTCTGTGACCGTTCCTCGCCCGCATGCCTCAACCTTAGCCGAAGAGCTGCGACAGGCGCTGAGCGACCTAGGCCTGGGCACTGCGGTCCAGATTGAGGAGAGCGGTAGCGACAACATCTGA
- the asd gene encoding aspartate-semialdehyde dehydrogenase: MDRRIQVAVLGATGLVGQRMVQLLAGHPWFELAEVAASEQSAGKRYAEAARWFLAGGCPENAGDKEVLPCRPDSVKAPVVFSALDAEAASEIESAFRRAGRVVISNARSHRWDPEVPLVIPEINASHLELAERQKRTYGGAIVTNPNCTTIGLCLALEPLRLRFGLRRVMVTTMQALSGAGYPGVPALDIMDNILPEIAGEEAKVEQEPRKIFGRLTATGVELADLAISAQCNRVATREGHLLSVSVELERKADLEEVQQAFISYISPLAGLGLPSAPARPVVFTTEPCRPQPLRDREAAGGMAVTVGRLRECPVLDYRFVALVHNTVRGAAGGTVLVGELLAAREGA, translated from the coding sequence ATGGACCGACGCATCCAGGTTGCAGTCCTAGGGGCTACAGGTTTGGTGGGGCAGAGGATGGTGCAGCTTTTGGCGGGTCACCCATGGTTCGAGTTGGCAGAGGTGGCGGCTTCGGAGCAGTCGGCGGGAAAACGTTACGCAGAGGCGGCGAGGTGGTTTCTTGCTGGTGGGTGCCCTGAAAATGCAGGGGACAAGGAAGTGCTGCCCTGCAGGCCCGATAGTGTAAAGGCACCGGTGGTTTTTTCGGCGCTGGACGCGGAGGCGGCCTCCGAGATCGAGTCGGCTTTCCGCCGGGCAGGCAGAGTGGTCATCAGCAATGCGCGCAGCCATCGCTGGGACCCGGAAGTGCCGCTGGTCATTCCCGAGATCAACGCGTCGCACCTTGAGCTGGCGGAGCGGCAGAAACGCACCTACGGCGGTGCCATTGTTACCAACCCCAATTGTACTACGATCGGCCTGTGTCTGGCACTTGAGCCCTTACGCCTGCGCTTTGGTCTACGCCGGGTGATGGTGACGACCATGCAGGCATTGTCCGGAGCTGGCTACCCGGGTGTGCCGGCGCTCGACATCATGGACAATATTCTGCCGGAAATCGCTGGCGAAGAAGCGAAAGTGGAGCAGGAGCCGCGCAAGATTTTCGGTCGTCTCACGGCCACGGGGGTGGAGCTTGCGGACCTCGCCATCAGCGCACAATGCAACCGCGTGGCCACGCGCGAGGGCCATTTACTTTCGGTCTCAGTGGAACTGGAGCGAAAGGCCGACCTTGAAGAGGTGCAACAAGCCTTCATTAGCTACATATCGCCTCTGGCCGGGCTTGGTCTGCCTTCCGCGCCGGCCCGGCCGGTGGTGTTCACCACGGAGCCGTGTCGACCCCAGCCCCTGCGTGACCGCGAGGCGGCTGGTGGCATGGCGGTGACCGTAGGCCGGCTGCGGGAGTGCCCGGTGCTGGACTACCGCTTTGTGGCACTGGTGCACAACACCGTGCGCGGCGCAGCCGGAGGTACGGTGTTGGTGGGGGAATTGCTAGCGGCGCGTGAAGGCGCATAG
- the lysC gene encoding lysine-sensitive aspartokinase 3: protein MRVLKFGGTSVGDVERIRMVAHIVKREMSGGVVLVFSAMGDTTDQLLAVGRLAAQGDQAKSMEGIVALRQMHVRAVEGLLKGEAKEAVRAYCRHAFAKVEEMAHGMWVLADFSPTVQDRLLGMGELLSSRIIAAYLAQQGLGAEWVDAREFIITDDRHTRAEPLFAETAERCRQVLLPLLHQGKLPVTQGFIARSVSGVPTTLGRGGSDYTASLIGAALGAEEIQIWTDVDGILTADPYLVPQARHIPVMSFQEAAELAFFGARVLHPKTLLPAVERSIPVRVRNTHRPEGEGTLILAQPQANGQRVKSIAYKEGMTLVNLLSSRMFKAHDYLRQIFEVFDRHEVTADLVATSEVSVAVAIYDASRLPMITRELQKFGSVSVKPRQAVVCVVGEKLKETPGMVTQVFQELADIKVSMVSQGGSEINLSFVIDEGDLPVVIRRLHRKFFE from the coding sequence ATGCGCGTGTTGAAATTTGGCGGCACCTCGGTGGGAGACGTGGAGCGCATCCGTATGGTTGCACACATTGTAAAGCGGGAAATGAGCGGCGGGGTAGTTTTGGTGTTCTCCGCCATGGGCGATACCACGGACCAGCTTCTCGCCGTGGGACGCCTGGCCGCCCAGGGCGATCAGGCCAAGAGCATGGAAGGCATTGTCGCGTTGCGGCAGATGCACGTCCGCGCGGTCGAAGGGTTGCTGAAAGGCGAGGCCAAGGAGGCGGTGCGGGCATATTGCCGCCACGCTTTTGCCAAAGTTGAGGAGATGGCGCACGGGATGTGGGTGCTGGCGGATTTCTCGCCAACCGTGCAAGACCGCCTGCTGGGCATGGGCGAGCTGCTGTCGAGTCGGATCATTGCTGCCTATCTTGCGCAGCAGGGACTAGGCGCGGAGTGGGTTGATGCTCGTGAATTCATCATCACCGATGACCGGCACACGCGCGCCGAGCCCCTTTTTGCCGAAACGGCGGAAAGATGCCGCCAGGTGCTCCTGCCGTTACTCCACCAGGGAAAACTCCCGGTGACGCAAGGGTTCATCGCCCGGTCGGTTTCGGGTGTGCCTACGACCTTGGGCCGAGGCGGTTCCGATTACACCGCCTCGCTCATTGGCGCCGCCCTGGGGGCAGAAGAGATTCAGATATGGACCGACGTGGACGGTATCCTGACCGCCGATCCGTATCTGGTCCCCCAGGCGCGGCACATCCCGGTGATGAGCTTTCAGGAGGCGGCGGAGTTGGCCTTTTTCGGGGCACGGGTGCTTCACCCCAAGACCCTGCTGCCTGCCGTGGAGCGGTCCATCCCGGTGCGTGTGCGCAACACCCATCGCCCCGAAGGCGAAGGAACGCTCATCCTGGCCCAACCACAGGCCAATGGGCAACGCGTCAAGAGCATTGCCTATAAGGAGGGCATGACGCTGGTCAATTTGCTCTCCTCGCGCATGTTCAAGGCCCACGACTACCTGCGCCAGATTTTCGAGGTGTTTGACCGCCACGAGGTAACCGCTGACCTGGTGGCGACCTCAGAGGTTTCGGTGGCGGTTGCCATTTACGATGCCAGCCGGCTACCGATGATCACCCGCGAGCTGCAAAAGTTCGGCAGCGTCTCCGTCAAGCCGCGCCAGGCCGTGGTGTGTGTGGTGGGCGAAAAGCTGAAAGAGACGCCGGGCATGGTCACGCAGGTCTTCCAAGAGTTAGCCGACATCAAAGTCTCCATGGTCTCGCAGGGCGGCTCAGAGATCAACCTCAGCTTTGTTATCGACGAGGGGGACCTGCCTGTGGTCATCCGCCGCCTGCATCGCAAGTTCTTCGAGTGA
- a CDS encoding homoserine O-acetyltransferase has product MRESEKTIVATQIVELATPERPLALECGRTLPHLQVAFEAYGELSAAGDNAVYVCHALTGSAHAAFYNSPTEDRPGWWDGLIGRGKALDPDRYFIVCANLLGSCYGTTGPSSINPESGKPYAMDFPPVTTRDMVHVQKRLLDSLGVKQLALVIGGSLGGMITWQWLVEYPDFVRAAIPIAGTVQGSPWMIALNEVARQAIYNDPEWQNGNYQGKGPAAGLALARMIAMISYRSHLQFHQRFARERVDPTQARELEFDNRFQVESYLHYQGQKLVQRFDARAYIYLTKAMDLHDVSRGYGSLEEALARIKARVLAIGIDSDVLYYPCELQATVAQLRRMGKEAGYEEIHSIYGHDAFLVEYEQLNRLVTGFLQRRYSCAC; this is encoded by the coding sequence ATGAGAGAGTCAGAAAAAACGATTGTTGCGACGCAGATTGTTGAGCTGGCTACGCCTGAACGCCCTCTGGCGCTGGAGTGTGGTCGAACGCTCCCACACCTCCAAGTGGCCTTCGAGGCGTATGGCGAACTCAGTGCCGCGGGCGACAACGCCGTGTACGTGTGCCACGCCCTGACTGGCAGCGCCCACGCGGCCTTTTACAACTCTCCCACAGAGGACCGCCCCGGGTGGTGGGACGGCCTCATCGGCAGGGGGAAGGCTCTGGATCCGGATCGCTACTTCATCGTCTGTGCCAATTTGCTGGGGAGTTGCTATGGAACCACGGGGCCTTCCTCCATCAACCCAGAAAGCGGCAAGCCCTACGCCATGGACTTTCCACCTGTGACTACGCGCGACATGGTGCACGTGCAGAAGCGGCTGCTGGACTCGCTGGGGGTCAAACAGCTGGCTCTGGTGATCGGCGGCTCGCTGGGGGGCATGATCACCTGGCAGTGGCTTGTGGAGTACCCGGACTTTGTGCGGGCGGCCATCCCCATTGCTGGCACGGTACAGGGCTCGCCCTGGATGATTGCGCTGAATGAGGTCGCTCGCCAGGCGATCTACAACGACCCTGAATGGCAAAATGGCAACTATCAAGGCAAAGGACCTGCCGCAGGCTTGGCGTTGGCCAGGATGATCGCCATGATCTCCTACCGCAGTCACCTGCAATTCCACCAGCGCTTTGCTCGGGAGCGGGTAGACCCCACGCAGGCGCGCGAGCTGGAGTTCGACAACCGATTTCAGGTGGAAAGCTACCTCCACTATCAAGGCCAAAAGCTGGTGCAACGCTTCGATGCTCGCGCCTACATTTACCTCACCAAGGCAATGGACCTGCACGATGTGAGCCGCGGCTACGGGTCTCTGGAGGAGGCATTGGCTAGGATCAAGGCGAGGGTGCTGGCGATCGGCATCGATTCGGACGTGCTCTACTACCCGTGCGAGCTTCAGGCCACAGTGGCACAGCTCCGACGCATGGGGAAAGAGGCCGGCTACGAGGAGATCCACTCCATTTACGGCCACGACGCCTTCTTGGTTGAGTACGAGCAACTGAACCGTCTTGTGACCGGTTTCTTACAGCGGAGGTACTCATGCGCGTGTTGA
- a CDS encoding zinc-dependent alcohol dehydrogenase family protein: protein MKAMVLKRLGPVDGSREPLELIDLPIPEPKADEVLVKIGACGVCHTELDEIEGRTPPPRLPVILGHQVVGRIVAVGDQVTERHVGERVGVAWIFSACGRCEYCRSGRENLCPEFRATGRDADGGYAEYMIAPEQFVHPIPERFSDVQAAPLLCAGAIGYRSLRLTGLRDGQRLGLTGFGASAHLVLKMVKHQFPNTEVFVFARSPNERDFARQLGAVWAGDTDDPPPAPLHAIIDTTPVWRPVVAALERLAPGGRLVINAIRKEDIDKHTLSSLDYPRHLWQEKEIKSVANVTRQDVREFLALAAEIPIIPEVQEYALEQANQALLELKERKIRGAKVLIISGG, encoded by the coding sequence ATGAAGGCAATGGTCTTGAAGCGATTGGGCCCGGTGGACGGTTCCCGTGAGCCACTAGAGCTGATCGACCTTCCGATACCTGAACCAAAGGCGGATGAAGTGCTGGTCAAAATAGGGGCCTGCGGCGTGTGCCACACCGAGTTGGATGAGATCGAAGGGAGAACTCCCCCACCGCGCCTGCCTGTGATTCTGGGCCACCAGGTCGTGGGGCGCATCGTAGCCGTCGGCGACCAGGTCACTGAAAGGCACGTAGGCGAACGTGTGGGAGTGGCCTGGATATTCTCGGCATGCGGAAGGTGCGAGTACTGCCGGAGCGGTCGAGAGAACCTTTGCCCCGAATTTAGGGCCACAGGCAGGGACGCCGATGGCGGCTATGCGGAGTACATGATTGCTCCCGAGCAGTTCGTGCACCCCATACCGGAGCGCTTTTCTGACGTTCAAGCGGCGCCGCTCTTGTGTGCCGGGGCCATCGGCTACCGCTCGCTTCGGCTGACTGGCCTGCGCGATGGTCAGCGTCTTGGCCTCACCGGGTTCGGCGCTTCTGCCCATTTGGTTCTGAAGATGGTCAAACATCAGTTCCCCAACACGGAAGTGTTCGTGTTCGCGCGTTCACCCAACGAACGCGACTTTGCCCGGCAGTTAGGGGCGGTGTGGGCAGGCGACACCGACGACCCGCCGCCTGCGCCTCTGCACGCGATAATCGACACCACGCCGGTGTGGAGGCCAGTGGTCGCGGCGCTGGAACGATTGGCCCCAGGGGGCCGATTGGTCATAAACGCCATCCGCAAGGAAGACATCGACAAACACACGCTGAGCAGCCTGGACTATCCTCGCCATCTGTGGCAGGAAAAGGAGATCAAGTCGGTGGCAAACGTCACCCGGCAGGATGTGCGGGAATTCTTAGCTTTGGCCGCGGAGATACCCATCATACCCGAAGTCCAGGAGTACGCCCTGGAGCAAGCCAACCAGGCACTCTTGGAACTGAAGGAGCGGAAAATTCGCGGCGCCAAAGTGCTGATCATCTCAGGGGGATAA
- a CDS encoding class I SAM-dependent methyltransferase, whose protein sequence is MARVVLKKGREASLHRRHPWVFSGAIERLEGAAQAGETVEVLSAEGTFLARGAYSPTSQIAVRVWTFAPEEQVDMAFFRTRLTRAIAAREQLVQAGSTNAYRLVNAESDGLPGLIVDHYAGYHVCQFLSAGAEAWRETIVTSLSEAAPCRGIYERSDIDVRAKEDLSARTGLLWGEEPPELIEIFEGNCRFLVDVRRGHKTGFYLDQRENRALVASFSRDKEVLNCFAYTGAFGVCAMRAGATSVTNIESSAEALALAEQNMALNDITPSKIQSLHADVFQELRRMRDRGRQFDMVILDPPKFAESQAQIPRASRGYKDINLLAFKLLRDQGLLFTFSCSGLMTPELFQKIVADAALDAGRWVHIIGRLGQAADHPVATNFPEGHYLKGFVCRVVG, encoded by the coding sequence GTGGCACGCGTTGTTCTGAAAAAGGGGCGAGAGGCATCTCTGCACCGTCGGCACCCGTGGGTGTTTAGCGGTGCCATCGAGCGCCTCGAGGGCGCGGCGCAGGCTGGAGAGACGGTGGAAGTGCTCAGCGCCGAAGGCACGTTCCTGGCGCGCGGCGCCTATTCTCCCACCTCGCAGATTGCGGTGCGCGTGTGGACCTTTGCGCCAGAGGAGCAGGTGGACATGGCTTTCTTCCGCACCCGGCTCACCCGCGCTATTGCGGCCAGGGAGCAGCTGGTGCAAGCAGGTTCCACCAATGCCTACCGGTTGGTCAATGCTGAATCCGACGGCCTGCCTGGACTCATTGTCGACCACTACGCCGGCTACCACGTGTGCCAATTTCTCTCTGCAGGGGCGGAGGCCTGGCGCGAGACGATCGTGACCTCACTGAGCGAAGCAGCACCCTGTCGCGGCATATACGAACGTTCGGACATAGATGTGCGCGCCAAGGAGGATTTGTCCGCCCGAACCGGATTGCTTTGGGGCGAAGAACCTCCGGAGCTCATCGAGATATTCGAGGGCAACTGCCGATTCTTGGTCGACGTGCGCCGGGGGCACAAGACCGGCTTTTACTTGGATCAACGAGAGAACCGCGCCCTGGTCGCGTCGTTCAGCCGCGACAAGGAGGTGCTCAATTGCTTCGCCTACACGGGTGCTTTCGGCGTCTGTGCCATGCGGGCAGGTGCCACATCCGTCACCAACATCGAGTCCTCGGCAGAAGCGCTTGCCTTGGCCGAACAAAACATGGCGCTCAACGACATCACACCGAGCAAGATTCAGTCTCTGCACGCGGACGTGTTCCAGGAGCTGCGCCGGATGCGGGACCGCGGGCGGCAATTTGACATGGTGATCCTCGATCCGCCAAAATTTGCCGAGTCGCAGGCGCAAATTCCACGGGCCAGTCGCGGGTACAAGGACATCAATCTCCTGGCTTTCAAGCTGCTGCGCGACCAAGGGCTGCTGTTCACCTTCTCCTGCTCCGGATTGATGACCCCGGAGCTTTTCCAGAAAATCGTGGCAGATGCGGCGCTGGACGCAGGGCGGTGGGTGCACATTATCGGCCGATTGGGTCAGGCCGCCGATCACCCGGTGGCCACCAATTTTCCAGAAGGCCACTACCTCAAAGGGTTTGTCTGCCGGGTGGTGGGGTAG